The genomic stretch TGTATCGTGGATTGAGGAAATTGCACTTCGAGAAGCGATGCATAAGCTCAATGATAGAGAAAAAATGATTTTGTCGATGCGCTTTTTTGAAGGCAAGACGCAAATGGAAGTAGCCGATGAAATTGGCATCTCTCAGGCACAAGTATCTAGGCTTGAAAAATCAGCTATTCAGCAAATGCAAAAACATGTGAAATCGTAAAGAAGCGGTGCCGCGAGGCACCGCTTTTTTTGTTGTTTAGGAAGCTATGGATTCTCCGAACCTGTTGATAACGATGCTGCGGCAGCAGTCGGAGAGCGGCTAACGAAAGCTAACGGAAGCCAGAGACGTTAAAGTTCGATTTTTGGTTAGCGTCATATTTTAACGGAAGTGGGAGACGCTATTCCGCAGAAATGAAGCGAGATCGTGCATGTAGGGTACAAATAGAGGCCTGTGCTTCCGTTAGAATCTTGAAATGAAAAATAAAGGCGATTTAGCGTCTGTGGTTTCCGTTAGAAGTGTGAGCTGACGCGTCTGCGATTTCCAATAATCTCTTTTTTGAATGGAAGGACATTTTGGGCTAATTGCTCATATAGTTATAGGAGAGATACATGGACGATTACTCTAAATGAAACGTGGTGAGGGCAATGAAAATATCTGATTTTCAGACGAAGGATGTTATTAATATTGTTGATGGAAAAAAGCTTGGTCAAATATCAGATTTGGAGCTGGATTTAAGACAGGGTCGCATCGATTCGATTGTTGTTCCCCAATACACTAAGTTTATGGGGATATTTGGCGGGGGAGGCACGGAGGTTGTGATCCCGTGGCGCAATATTGTGAAAATAGGTGCAGATGTCGTACTGGTGCGAATGGATGATACAAAGCAGCTCCGTTCCGAAGAGGAGGATTTGCACGTTCGCTCATAACACTGTACACTGTTTTTATGTTAATTAGACAGAAACGTATTGCAATGTGAAAG from Paenibacillus sp. FSL H8-0548 encodes the following:
- a CDS encoding YlmC/YmxH family sporulation protein gives rise to the protein MKISDFQTKDVINIVDGKKLGQISDLELDLRQGRIDSIVVPQYTKFMGIFGGGGTEVVIPWRNIVKIGADVVLVRMDDTKQLRSEEEDLHVRS